Proteins co-encoded in one Epinephelus moara isolate mb chromosome 13, YSFRI_EMoa_1.0, whole genome shotgun sequence genomic window:
- the LOC126400143 gene encoding CD59 glycoprotein-like — translation MKTVILALLVLLVVSQGEALRCYCGGRTHCSGRVQTCSGSNQVCARITFVFDNSYFQSCYNARACRRVINTRGISGRCCSSDLCN, via the exons ATGAAGACTGTGATTCTTGCTCTTTTGGTGTTGCTGGTTGTCAGCCAGG gtgaaGCCTTGAGGTGCTACTGTGGAGGTCGTACGCACTGTTCAGGCCGTGTACAGACCTGCTCTGGTTCAAATCAAGTCTGTGCCAGAATCACCTTTGTTTTTG ataACAGCTACTTCCAGAGTTGCTACAATGCAAGAGCCTGCAGGAGAGTGATTAACACACGTGGAATCTCCGGCAGATGCTGCTCGTCTGATCTGTGCAACTGA